A window of Oculatellaceae cyanobacterium contains these coding sequences:
- a CDS encoding response regulator transcription factor encodes MNASSLRILLVEDDELFRLGLSIKLQQQPDLQVVAEAEDGETAIELAKRYVLDIILLDVGLPGVGGVETCRLLKQQHPDLPILVLTSRSEKPLIGRMIEANAQGYCLKGIDAEALILAIRSVAAGASWWDKAATAEIRAAFIDTPPTDTKAALENPLTKREQEILAKVAEGRSNQEIAELLYITPGTVRVHVHAILQKLEVRDRTQAAVKAIQMGLVAKELLKQ; translated from the coding sequence ATGAATGCTAGTTCACTGCGGATCTTACTGGTTGAAGATGATGAACTGTTTCGCTTGGGTTTGTCGATCAAGTTACAACAACAGCCAGATTTGCAAGTAGTAGCAGAGGCGGAAGATGGCGAAACAGCAATAGAATTAGCGAAACGCTATGTACTAGATATTATTTTGCTGGATGTGGGACTCCCTGGAGTTGGTGGTGTCGAAACTTGTCGTTTACTGAAGCAGCAGCATCCAGATTTACCAATTTTGGTGCTGACTTCTCGTTCTGAAAAACCTTTAATTGGGCGAATGATTGAAGCTAATGCCCAAGGTTACTGTTTAAAAGGAATTGATGCAGAGGCTTTAATTTTAGCCATTCGTTCCGTCGCTGCGGGCGCATCATGGTGGGATAAAGCTGCAACTGCGGAAATACGAGCGGCTTTTATTGATACTCCACCGACAGATACTAAAGCAGCATTAGAAAATCCACTGACGAAGCGAGAACAGGAAATTTTAGCTAAGGTTGCAGAAGGTAGGAGTAATCAAGAGATTGCAGAACTGCTATATATTACTCCTGGGACAGTCAGAGTTCACGTCCATGCGATTTTGCAAAAATTAGAAGTGCGCGATCGTACTCAAGCTGCTGTTAAAGCAATTCAAATGGGATTGGTTGCTAAAGAGCTATTGAAACAGTGA
- the corA gene encoding magnesium/cobalt transporter CorA, translating to MTKTRVQLMQLVNQSIEKSDLFKYFYDQPGSMPGTLRVKTYAKPPEIVLIDYNEEKATRLILETPEKCALYLDTESVSWIDVLGLGSEEILHRLGQVFNLHLLVLEDVVNVPQRPKVEDYDDHLVIITQMVMPKEKATGFYSEQVSFILGKHFLLTVQEEPEHDCFKPVRDRIRTAKGMIRQNKADYLAYALLDAIIDGFFPVLENYGERIEDLELEVVDNPTHQTLNKIYQIQRELLALRRAIWPQRDAINSLIRDGSNLISDEVRIYLRDCYDHAVQVMDMVENYRELASGLMDIYMSSVSNRMNETMKLLTVISSIFIPLIFVAGIYGMNFNTEKSPWNMPELNWYWGYPFCLGLMSAIALGLVLFFWKRGWFENFSTSKKNNI from the coding sequence ATGACAAAAACACGCGTACAGCTTATGCAATTGGTTAATCAGTCCATTGAAAAATCAGATTTATTTAAATACTTCTACGACCAACCAGGGAGTATGCCAGGGACTCTCAGAGTTAAGACATATGCAAAGCCGCCGGAAATTGTCTTAATTGATTACAACGAAGAAAAAGCCACTCGTTTAATACTAGAAACACCCGAAAAATGCGCTTTATACTTAGATACAGAATCAGTGTCTTGGATAGATGTATTAGGCTTAGGCAGTGAGGAAATCTTGCACCGCTTGGGGCAAGTGTTTAATTTACATCTCTTGGTGCTTGAAGATGTAGTTAACGTGCCTCAGCGCCCGAAAGTAGAGGACTATGATGACCATTTGGTAATTATTACTCAAATGGTAATGCCAAAGGAAAAAGCCACTGGCTTTTATAGTGAACAAGTTAGTTTCATTCTAGGGAAACATTTTTTGCTGACAGTTCAAGAAGAACCAGAGCATGATTGTTTTAAACCTGTACGCGATCGCATTCGTACTGCTAAAGGTATGATTCGCCAAAATAAAGCTGATTATTTAGCTTATGCCCTTTTAGATGCCATTATTGATGGTTTCTTTCCTGTATTAGAAAACTATGGTGAGCGCATTGAAGACTTAGAACTAGAAGTTGTAGATAATCCCACACATCAGACTTTAAATAAAATTTATCAAATTCAGCGAGAACTACTAGCACTGCGTCGTGCTATCTGGCCTCAGAGAGATGCTATTAATTCATTAATTCGAGATGGCAGTAATCTTATTAGTGATGAAGTAAGAATTTATCTGCGAGACTGTTACGATCACGCTGTTCAAGTAATGGATATGGTAGAAAATTACCGCGAATTAGCTTCTGGGTTAATGGATATTTATATGTCTTCTGTTAGCAACAGAATGAATGAAACCATGAAACTACTTACCGTTATTTCTAGTATTTTTATACCTTTAATTTTTGTTGCCGGAATCTACGGAATGAACTTTAATACAGAAAAATCTCCTTGGAATATGCCAGAACTTAACTGGTATTGGGGTTATCCATTCTGCTTAGGATTAATGAGTGCAATCGCCTTGGGTTTAGTATTATTTTTTTGGAAACGTGGATGGTTTGAAAACTTCTCAACTAGCAAGAAAAATAATATATAG